The following coding sequences lie in one Rutidosis leptorrhynchoides isolate AG116_Rl617_1_P2 chromosome 4, CSIRO_AGI_Rlap_v1, whole genome shotgun sequence genomic window:
- the LOC139904042 gene encoding ethanolamine-phosphate cytidylyltransferase-like: protein MDYPATYSIWEGVYYHPHLFGGIMLTATLLCLSTSYFSGVAGFPTLPYMLPYLGNLQKKEVSKKRIRVYMDGCFDLMHYGHANALRQAKALGDELVVGIVSDEEIIKNKGPPVLSMDERLALVSGLKWVDEVIADAPYAITEDFMNTLFDEHKIDYIIHGDDPCLLPDGSDAYALAKNVGRYKQIKRTEGVSSTDIVGRILASMDEKEVNEVNGDRHGMRRSLESHLTSKHASNFLPTSRRIVQFSNGKGPGPNARVVYIDGAFDLFHAGHVEILKSARQLGDFLLVGIYTDQTVSQQRGAHFPLMHLHERSLSVLACRYVDEVIIGAPWEISKDMITTFNISIVVHGTVSESNSTLKAMVDPYGVPKSMGIFRTLESPKNITTTSVAQRIKANHEIYEKRNAKKEASEKKFYEERKYISGD, encoded by the exons ATGGATTACCCCGCTACGTATTCGATCTGGGAAGGTGTGTACTACCACCCACATCTATTTGGCGGTATCATGCTAACGGCTACGTTGCTTTGTCTTTCAACTAGTTATTTTAGTGGTGTTGCTGGTTTTCCTACTTTGCCATACATGTTACCTTACTTGGGAAATCTACAGAAGAAAGAAGTTAGCAAGAAACGTATTCGTGTATACATGGATGGGTGTTTTGATCTTATGCATTATGGGCATGCAAACGCTTTGAGACAAGCTAAGGCTTTAGGTGATGAATTGGTTGTTGGAATCGTTAGCGATGAGGAAATCATAAAGAACAAGGGTCCTCCTGTTTTATCTATGGATGAGAG GCTAGCACTCGTAAGCGGATTGAAGTGGGTGGATGAAGTGATTGCTGATGCACCTTATGCCATAACTGAAGACTTCATGAACACTCTCTTTGATGAACATAAGATTGATTACATTATTCATGGTGATGATCCTTGCTTGCTTCCTGATGGAAGTGATGCATATGCTTTGGCTAAGAATGTTGGTCGTTATAAGCAAATCAAGCGCACAGAAGGTGTCTCAAGTACAGATATTGTAG GAAGAATACTTGCGTCTATGGATGAGAAAGAAGTTAATGAAGTCAATGGAGACCGTCATGGAATGAGAAGAAGTTTGGAAAGTCATTTAACATCTAAACATGCTTCTAACTTCCTGCCTACATCAAGAAGAATTGTGCAATTTTCTAATGGCAAG GGCCCCGGACCAAATGCTCGTGTTGTGTACATTGATGGAGCGTTTGATCTGTTTCACGCAGGACATGTTGAG ATTCTGAAGAGTGCACGACAGCTTGGAGATTTTCTGCTAGTGGGCATATACACTGATCAAACTGTTAG CCAACAAAGAGGGGCTCATTTCCCACTAATGCATCTGCACGAACGCAGTCTTAGCGTTTTGGCTTGTCGATATGTAGATGAAGTCATCATCGGTGCTCCTTGGGAAATCTCAAAAGACATG ATTACAACTTTCAACATCTCCATAGTTGTGCACGGAACTGTTTCAGAGAGCAACTCTACTCTCAAG GCCATGGTGGATCCTTACGGTGTTCCGAAAAGCATGGGAATATTCAGGACACTAGAAAGCCCGAAAAACATCACCACCACTTCTGTGGCTCAAAGAATAAAAGCCAATCATGAGATATATGAG AAGCGAAATGCAAAGAAGGAGGCTAGTGAGAAGAAGTTTTATGAAGAGAGGAAATATATTTCAGGGGATTAA